In one window of Bemisia tabaci chromosome 4, PGI_BMITA_v3 DNA:
- the LOC109037096 gene encoding probable transcriptional regulatory protein Pmob_0807 — translation MNRCRFILNTNFLFYQAAWRGSLCPDNKTALFPEFTPFFREKGHSKWQNIRHQKAANDLQKSRTFNMLILQIKRAILDGGSNNPEHNSALANVVASCKRANMPASTIQSALQGSKDKPLTSAWFEMKGPKGSILYISAMSHHVPILKQTIKSLVKGQNGPTKCIFISSPVEFTERMAKGVFEHKGIIVAEPPPDVKNIEEISMDHAIEIGAEEVDPIEDTNLLEFVTAASSLYKARMALEEKKYVIKEAELVYIPRVIAELDDEEAKLLQALQDEIEKLPEIVQIFRNF, via the exons ATGAACCGATGcagatttattttaaatacaaACTTTCTTTTCTACCAAGCAGCATGGCGAGGATCATTGTGCCCTGATAACAAGACTGCGCTCTTTCCAGAATTTACtccttttttcagagaaaaaggaCACAGTAAGTGGCAAAACATTAGACATCAGAAAGCAGCTAATGATTTACAAAAGTCGAGGACCTTCAATATGTTAATACTCCAGATTAAAAGAGCAATCCTAG ATGGAGGTAGCAACAACCCCGAACATAACTCTGCCTTGGCTAATGTGGTTGCCAGTTGTAAGAGAGCTAATATGCCTGCATCTACAATTCAAAGTGCTCTCCAAGGATCTAAG GATAAGCCTTTAACCTCTGCTTGGTTCGAAATGAAGGGTCCGAAAGGAAGTATACTGTATATTTCGGCAATGTCACATCATGTTCCTATCCTGAAGCAAACTATCAAATCACTTGTCAAAGGACAAAATg GCCCAAccaaatgtatttttatttctagTCCTGTAGAATTCACAGAGAGGATGGCGAAAGGAGTTTTTGAACACAAAGGGATTATTGTAGCTGAGCCTCCACCtgatgtaaaaaatattgaagaaatcAGCATGGATCATGCAATTGAAATAGGTGCTGAAGAAGTTGACCCCATAGAAGATACAAATCTCTTAGAG TTTGTAACCGCTGCAAGCAGCTTGTACAAAGCTCGGATGGCGCTGGAAGAGAAAAAGTATGTCATCAAAGAAGCGGAGTTAGTGTATATACCCCGAGTTATTGCTGAATTGGATGACGAGGAAGCTAAATTGTTGCAAGCTCTGCAAGATGAGATTGAGAAATTACCAGAAATTGTTCAAATctttagaaatttttga